The following is a genomic window from Osmerus eperlanus chromosome 18, fOsmEpe2.1, whole genome shotgun sequence.
CCAGGAGGTACAGCTGGAAGTTGAGCAGGTTTGCACTCGTTcctaaaaaaaagagagaacgtGAACAATGATGAACAAGGCTATTTGAATAAAATGTCATCAGTAAGAATAATGATAAGATGATGAAATCTACACCAACCTGGAATAAACCTGTTCAGGTGGCAGTGGAAGGACTCCAAGGAGGTGGAGCCTCTTGCACACCTGTATGTAGTCAGCTGGATCCCCTCCCTGGTGGAACTGCCTGTCTCCGTGTACAGGAGTACACCTGGCACATCCTGGATGCACTTCACGTGCCTCTTCTGGGTGCGCCAGATGTGCTCCATCTTTGCCTGGTCCAGCAGCGGAACCCCCAGCaggtctctccccttctcccccatcagCTCCTGCAGCAGCTGCTCAATGCGGAGGACCGTGGCTTCCACTCCACGTGTCCTCCGCCTGCAGAACTGGGACAGCTCAGCCTTGGTGATGGCCTTGTCCACCATGTCGTTGGTGATGAGGGGCACACCCTCCCTTCTGAGCTGCTCCCTCTTCACCCTGCGCAGTAGGGCTACGTCCGCTGCATCCCACTCAaagaggcacacagacaggcggCTCATAAAGAGGGGGTACAGGGCATGGGCATCGGTGGTGCATCCCACGGCCAGCCGCTGCATAAAATGCCAGATGTCCAGCCTTATCTTCAGGTCTGGCCACCCACCAAACCTGGCCTGAAGCttggtctccccctcctccgagCAGCAGCCACAGTCCACATAGAGCAAGACCTGGGTGCCTGGGTGTACCTCTCAATGAGACCAGAGACCATCGCGTCCAGCCCCGGTCCCTCCTGGGCAGTCAGGACACTGACGAGGACCTGGCCGATCTCGTTCCCCACCGAGGTCACCCAGAATGCAGTCCCCTTTGCTGCACCAGCCAGCTTCTTTGTCATctgaaatgacaaaatgtacacAAACAACTTAATGAGAGCTTTCAAAAGAAAGTCTGTTAACTAAACACAGaagtttatgtatttattactACAGTCTTAATCAAAGGCACGGATATGTGTGCTTATAAGAATACAAATCATTGAGGATTCATGTTTTCATTGTGGCATAATTGCCACAATGGATTTTCTTCATCTTATTACCTTCTTGGTGGAGTCCATTTTTAAAATGGACCCAAAGGTTGACGTGATGGACGCCTTTATATGGTCCATACGGCTAATGATGTCCCTTCCGTACACCGACAGCACCCACCGGCTGGTTGGGACATCGAGTGGCTGTGGAGGCTCCTGGCAGGTGACTGGGAAGAGGCTGGGCTGGTCAACAAAGGCCGCACACTCCCCCAAGTAGTCGGCCAGGCGGTCCAACCACTCTTCCCCATGGTTCTCCCGCAGCTGTTTCACCAAGCATGCCGGGCTGTTGCCGAGGGTCCGTTCCCGCAACATGCGGATGACCCGTATGTCACAAGCATACCTTGAAGAAAAGTTTAGTTTCAAGAACTTGTTCAATTATGTAAGGACCTGCAGCAGGCATTATCAGAAAATTATTGTAGATTTTTAACTCACAAGCGTGTCAGGATCATCCTGAACTTCCTCCTGTGAGGCAGGTCCAGGACAGCCTGACTGGTTGCCAGATGGGTCAGGCGACACACAGTGCACCTGAGTGTCTCCGTCACCATCAGGTAGTACCGGTCCACGTCCAGGACCTTCCGCACCCTCTTGTGCACACCATACCCCGTCAGCTGCTTCCCACAGGTTTGGCAGAATACCCTCACTTTCCACAAGTGATAGGGCATCCATACCAAGAGCCTGTGGGCAATAAAACGGTCCGGTGTTGGAGCCTGGTGGTAAATCAGGGCAGAGGCTGGTGGCTCATACCAGAGCTTCAAGT
Proteins encoded in this region:
- the LOC134039087 gene encoding uncharacterized protein LOC134039087, translating into MQRLAVGCTTDAHALYPLFMSRLSVCLFEWDAADVALLRRVKREQLRREGVPLITNDMVDKAITKAELSQFCRRRTRGVEATVLRIEQLLQELMGEKGRDLLGVPLLDQAKMEHIWRTQKRHVKCIQDVPGVLLYTETGSSTREGIQLTTYRCARGSTSLESFHCHLNRFIPGTSANLLNFQLYLLEGLNRWNQNRAAASITTKRMALLTYSGDVLESVNSNSLKVFGRKYVPSFIPPRKYTGELLGVNYLLRQTGQPLQDMDPDSEETDQLLEDHATEEEQADKGLPLFRPAFYHPACGPHPATHLLHPAF